One region of Candidatus Hydrogenedentota bacterium genomic DNA includes:
- the rpsO gene encoding 30S ribosomal protein S15: MPLSKETKLELIRQHGKSETDTGSPEVQVAMLTARIAHLTEHAKANPKDHATRRGLLKLVGQRRRLLDYVRRNDIERYRALIKTLGIRK, translated from the coding sequence ATGCCCCTGAGCAAAGAAACAAAACTGGAACTGATCAGGCAGCACGGCAAGTCCGAGACGGACACCGGGTCCCCCGAGGTCCAGGTCGCCATGCTGACCGCCCGGATCGCCCACCTCACGGAGCACGCCAAGGCGAATCCGAAGGACCACGCGACCCGGCGCGGGCTGCTCAAGCTGGTCGGACAGCGCCGCCGCCTGCTGGACTATGTGCGGCGCAATGACATCGAGCGCTACCGCGCCCTGATTAAGACCCTCGGAATCCGCAAGTAA
- a CDS encoding alpha-L-fucosidase, whose protein sequence is MRQHPDFGAARAAALALVLLCCGRCPSAQEAGGGPYAPTWESLRRHTAPDWYQDAKFGIFIHWGVYSVPAFSSEWYPRNMYRQDSPEYKHHLKTHGAQRDFGYKDFIPMFRAEKFDPADWAALFKKAGAKYVVPVAEHHDGFQMYDSEIGEYNAAKMGPKRDIVGELAGALLAEGLVLGVSSHRAEHWWFFDGGMAFDSDVRDGRWDALYGPARPEKGAPPDKAFLDDWLARCKELVDKYQPQVFWFDWWIEQPVFEPYLREFAAYYYNRGLEWNRGVAINYKNKAFPDEAAVLDIERGKLEDIRTPFWQTDTSVSVRSWGYIEKDHFRTTTSLLHELADIVSKNGCLLLNVGPRADGTIPDEARAILLEMGAWLEVNGEAIYGTRPWMKYGEGPTKAKSGSFSDHSEAPMTSEDIRFTARDGVLYAIVMAWPEKKFKITSLGTGSREVKIASVSLLGCDEALKWKVKKQGLEVSLPKNKPCGHAYALKILLEQ, encoded by the coding sequence ATGCGACAGCATCCGGATTTTGGGGCGGCCCGCGCGGCCGCGCTGGCGCTTGTGTTGCTGTGCTGCGGACGGTGTCCATCCGCGCAGGAGGCCGGGGGGGGGCCGTATGCGCCCACCTGGGAGTCCCTGCGGCGGCACACGGCGCCCGACTGGTACCAGGACGCGAAATTCGGCATTTTCATCCACTGGGGGGTGTATTCCGTTCCGGCCTTCTCCAGCGAGTGGTATCCGCGCAACATGTACCGCCAGGACTCCCCCGAATACAAGCACCACCTCAAGACCCACGGCGCGCAGCGGGACTTCGGGTACAAGGATTTCATTCCGATGTTCCGCGCGGAAAAGTTTGATCCGGCGGACTGGGCCGCGCTGTTCAAAAAGGCCGGGGCGAAATATGTCGTCCCCGTCGCCGAGCACCATGACGGGTTCCAGATGTATGACAGCGAAATCGGTGAATACAACGCGGCCAAGATGGGGCCAAAACGGGACATCGTCGGCGAACTGGCCGGGGCGTTGCTCGCGGAGGGGCTCGTTCTTGGGGTCTCCTCCCACAGGGCGGAGCACTGGTGGTTCTTCGACGGCGGTATGGCGTTTGACTCGGACGTGCGCGACGGCCGCTGGGACGCGCTGTACGGCCCGGCGCGGCCCGAAAAAGGCGCGCCGCCCGACAAGGCGTTTCTTGACGACTGGCTGGCGCGCTGCAAAGAGCTGGTGGACAAATACCAGCCGCAGGTGTTCTGGTTTGACTGGTGGATTGAGCAGCCCGTCTTCGAGCCGTATCTCCGCGAGTTCGCCGCGTATTATTACAACCGGGGCCTGGAATGGAACCGGGGCGTGGCGATTAACTATAAAAACAAGGCCTTTCCCGACGAGGCCGCCGTGCTCGACATCGAGCGCGGCAAGCTTGAGGACATCAGGACACCTTTCTGGCAGACCGACACCTCCGTCAGTGTCAGGTCCTGGGGATACATAGAGAAGGACCATTTCCGGACCACGACCTCCCTCCTGCATGAACTTGCGGACATTGTCAGCAAAAACGGCTGCCTTCTTCTGAACGTGGGCCCGCGCGCCGACGGAACCATTCCCGACGAGGCGCGCGCCATCCTGCTTGAAATGGGCGCATGGCTTGAGGTCAACGGCGAGGCCATATACGGAACCCGGCCCTGGATGAAGTATGGCGAGGGGCCCACCAAGGCCAAGTCGGGCTCCTTTTCCGACCACAGTGAGGCCCCAATGACCTCCGAAGACATCCGGTTCACCGCCAGGGACGGTGTCCTCTACGCCATTGTGATGGCCTGGCCGGAGAAAAAATTCAAAATCACCTCGCTTGGCACGGGGAGCAGGGAGGTGAAAATCGCCTCGGTGTCCCTGCTGGGATGCGATGAAGCGCTCAAGTGGAAAGTGAAAAAGCAGGGTCTGGAGGTGAGCCTGCCCAAAAACAAACCCTGCGGGCACGCTTACGCCCTGAAGATACTGCTTGAACAATAA
- a CDS encoding phosphoglycerate kinase has protein sequence MKKLSIADLDLAGKTVLMRVDFNIPQNADGTVRDDTRIRAALKSINYVREQGGKLVLMSHLGRPKKVKDDAAKLALLKMDPVADHLRGLVGGNVTKLDDIAGPAVEAAVAAMQPGDIILLENTRFNPGEEKNDPELSKQLAKLGDVYVSDAFGTVHRAHASTEGVTRYIAQSAAGFLVAKEMEYFGKVLTAPERPLVAILGGAKVSDKILVIDNLLNLVDTLVIGGGMAYTFMKAKGMEIGKSLLDEAGIEVAAKAMEKAAAQGVNLLLPVDFIVADAFSNDANTRTVPADGIPADWEGLDIGPETVKLFTDTIKSAAMVVWNGPVGVFEMPKFAGGTRALADAMAESSATTIIGGGDTAAAVVQFGLADRMSHVSTGGGASLEMLEGKELPGLTALTDKPGGCCCCCDCG, from the coding sequence ATGAAAAAGCTGAGCATTGCCGATCTTGACCTGGCCGGAAAAACCGTGCTGATGCGCGTGGACTTCAACATTCCGCAGAACGCCGACGGCACCGTGCGCGACGACACGCGCATCCGCGCCGCCCTCAAAAGCATCAACTACGTGCGCGAGCAGGGCGGGAAACTCGTCCTCATGTCGCACCTGGGCCGACCGAAGAAGGTGAAGGACGACGCGGCAAAGCTGGCCCTGCTGAAGATGGACCCCGTGGCGGACCACCTGCGCGGCCTGGTCGGCGGAAACGTCACCAAGCTCGACGACATCGCCGGGCCCGCAGTCGAGGCCGCCGTCGCCGCCATGCAGCCCGGCGACATCATCCTCCTCGAAAACACCCGCTTCAATCCCGGCGAGGAGAAGAACGACCCCGAATTGTCGAAGCAGTTGGCGAAACTCGGCGACGTGTACGTGTCCGACGCCTTCGGCACCGTGCACCGCGCCCACGCCTCCACCGAGGGCGTCACCCGCTACATCGCGCAGAGCGCCGCTGGCTTCCTCGTGGCCAAGGAAATGGAATATTTCGGAAAAGTGTTAACCGCTCCGGAGCGTCCACTGGTGGCCATTCTCGGCGGCGCCAAGGTTTCCGACAAGATTCTGGTCATTGACAACCTCCTGAACCTCGTGGACACCCTGGTCATCGGCGGCGGAATGGCCTACACGTTCATGAAGGCCAAGGGCATGGAAATCGGCAAGTCCCTCCTGGACGAGGCGGGCATCGAGGTGGCCGCCAAGGCCATGGAGAAGGCCGCCGCCCAGGGCGTGAACCTGCTGCTCCCCGTGGATTTCATCGTGGCGGACGCCTTCTCGAACGACGCCAACACGCGGACCGTGCCGGCGGACGGCATTCCGGCGGACTGGGAGGGCCTTGACATCGGCCCCGAGACGGTGAAACTGTTCACCGACACGATCAAGTCGGCGGCGATGGTGGTGTGGAACGGCCCCGTGGGCGTTTTCGAGATGCCGAAGTTCGCCGGCGGCACGCGCGCCCTGGCCGACGCCATGGCGGAGTCCTCCGCCACCACCATCATCGGCGGCGGCGACACGGCGGCGGCGGTGGTGCAGTTCGGGCTGGCGGACAGGATGTCCCACGTGTCCACCGGCGGCGGCGCGTCGCTGGAGATGCTGGAAGGAAAAGAGCTTCCGGGCCTGACGGCCCTGACTGACAAACCGGGCGGGTGCTGCTGCTGCTGTGACTGCGGCTGA
- a CDS encoding sugar phosphate isomerase/epimerase, whose translation MRIQTAEQIGVCSWSLKATGAADLTEKVKALGLKRVQIGLTPHRDDPGAWEGVQEMMAESGIRIVSGMFSTLGEDYTTPETIRLTGGVVLDEYWGENLALAEAAAALARKMGLDQVSAHAGFLPHEPSDPGFEQLSGRLGQLAGIFGAHGIQVLLETGQESAQTLLAFLNEMRKRGVRNLAVNFDPANMLLYDMGEPIGALRLLAPQVRQVHVKDARRPAVRGQWGEEVVVGTGEVDWVSFVRILAESDFDGSYIFEREAGEDRIGDITRGVETLRGAMETVAAE comes from the coding sequence ATGAGAATCCAGACAGCGGAGCAAATCGGCGTGTGCAGTTGGTCGCTCAAGGCGACGGGCGCGGCGGACCTGACGGAGAAGGTGAAGGCCCTCGGGTTGAAACGGGTGCAGATCGGCCTGACGCCGCACCGGGACGATCCGGGCGCGTGGGAGGGCGTGCAGGAGATGATGGCCGAATCCGGCATCCGGATAGTGTCCGGCATGTTCTCCACCCTCGGGGAGGACTACACCACGCCCGAAACCATCCGCCTGACGGGCGGCGTGGTGCTGGACGAATACTGGGGGGAGAACCTGGCGCTGGCAGAGGCGGCGGCGGCGCTGGCCCGGAAGATGGGCCTTGACCAGGTGAGCGCGCACGCGGGATTCCTGCCGCACGAGCCTTCGGACCCCGGCTTTGAGCAATTGAGCGGGCGCCTGGGGCAGCTTGCGGGGATTTTCGGCGCGCACGGCATCCAGGTGCTTCTCGAGACGGGGCAGGAGAGCGCGCAGACCCTGCTGGCGTTCCTGAACGAAATGCGCAAACGGGGGGTCCGCAATCTGGCGGTGAATTTTGATCCGGCGAACATGCTCCTCTACGACATGGGCGAGCCCATCGGGGCGCTGCGCCTGCTCGCGCCGCAGGTGCGGCAGGTGCATGTGAAGGACGCACGCCGGCCCGCGGTCCGGGGGCAGTGGGGCGAGGAGGTGGTTGTCGGGACGGGCGAGGTGGACTGGGTGTCCTTTGTCCGCATCCTCGCCGAGTCCGACTTTGACGGCAGCTACATCTTCGAGCGCGAGGCGGGCGAGGACCGGATCGGGGACATCACGCGGGGCGTTGAAACGCTCCGCGGGGCGATGGAGACCGTCGCGGCGGAATGA
- a CDS encoding DUF4838 domain-containing protein has product MPIITRAFLSTILLLCAGYPGFAREPGNRAFVLAREGKPACMIVVAERATPAARLAALELQFHVLKITGAELPIRSDAEKVAGPRVLVGESAATRELGFRSGDFAPQEYLVAFRPDALVLMGRDWEDTAANRAEFGRPMNCGDTLDGTRHKIDYWKTVGFPERSAGEMELPGVYDGQGTCHAVYHFIERFLDVRWYGASGSSILIPEQQTLAAWGPDLRRSPALKYRDALWSGNWPFMRGQWGPVTQPEIWLFWRRLRLGGEKWAGNHTFHPKTIQGMFSDPEYQAQGPGKGSQLCYTSPKLVEQVAQMARDFFDGKQNAPEGWKAVGDYFALIPDDNSKYCRCDACRALLRAGKDMDTGQFSSGTVSDYFFSFVNAVAREVRKTHPDKYIATLAYWNYAFPPAGFEMEPNVSMAPCLHTCMYAIHREMRENDMALYRQWLQKSTAPMYLWNYYHHPMEPAVIDKFKCFPNIMVHSTAESMRMFIRDGVRGIFICGEQDMLEGYVIAKLWDDPEQDVDAMLDEFFARYFGAAAAPMKQFYLKIEEIATNPENYREPCYRPNGIDWKNVAWTQLGTAERMAELGGMMARAEAAAQTAREKERVGLWRDALWKWMEEGRAATLNEHGLTRTDTDGHGQ; this is encoded by the coding sequence ATGCCAATCATCACACGAGCGTTCCTTTCAACCATTCTGCTGCTGTGCGCCGGGTATCCGGGCTTCGCCCGGGAACCGGGCAACCGGGCTTTTGTCCTGGCGCGGGAGGGAAAACCCGCCTGCATGATTGTGGTGGCGGAGCGCGCCACGCCCGCCGCGCGCCTTGCGGCGCTGGAGCTTCAGTTCCATGTGCTGAAAATCACGGGCGCGGAGCTGCCGATACGGTCGGACGCGGAGAAAGTCGCGGGGCCGCGGGTGCTGGTCGGGGAAAGCGCCGCCACCCGGGAACTGGGGTTCAGGTCCGGCGATTTCGCGCCGCAGGAGTACCTCGTCGCGTTCCGTCCGGACGCGCTGGTGCTGATGGGCCGCGACTGGGAGGACACGGCGGCGAACCGGGCGGAGTTTGGCAGGCCCATGAACTGCGGCGACACCCTGGACGGCACGCGCCACAAAATTGACTACTGGAAAACGGTCGGGTTCCCGGAACGGAGCGCGGGCGAGATGGAGCTGCCCGGGGTCTATGATGGGCAGGGCACCTGCCACGCCGTCTATCATTTCATCGAGCGGTTCCTGGATGTCCGCTGGTACGGCGCGTCGGGCTCCTCGATCCTCATTCCGGAACAACAGACCCTCGCGGCGTGGGGTCCGGACCTCCGCCGGTCCCCGGCGCTGAAGTACCGCGACGCGCTCTGGTCGGGGAACTGGCCGTTCATGCGGGGGCAGTGGGGCCCCGTTACCCAGCCGGAAATCTGGCTTTTCTGGCGGCGCCTGCGCCTGGGCGGGGAGAAGTGGGCGGGCAACCACACGTTCCACCCGAAGACCATCCAGGGCATGTTCTCCGACCCGGAATACCAGGCGCAGGGGCCCGGCAAGGGGTCGCAGCTCTGCTACACCAGCCCCAAACTGGTGGAGCAGGTCGCGCAGATGGCGCGGGACTTCTTCGACGGGAAACAGAACGCGCCGGAGGGGTGGAAGGCGGTGGGCGACTATTTCGCGCTGATCCCGGACGACAACTCGAAATATTGCCGCTGCGACGCCTGCAGGGCGCTGCTCCGGGCCGGGAAGGACATGGACACCGGGCAGTTCAGCAGCGGCACCGTGAGCGACTACTTTTTCTCCTTCGTGAACGCCGTGGCCCGCGAGGTGCGCAAGACCCATCCGGACAAGTATATCGCCACCCTCGCCTACTGGAACTACGCGTTCCCGCCCGCGGGCTTCGAGATGGAGCCGAACGTCTCGATGGCGCCCTGCCTGCACACCTGCATGTACGCCATCCACAGGGAGATGCGGGAGAACGACATGGCGCTGTACCGGCAGTGGCTCCAAAAGAGCACGGCGCCCATGTATCTCTGGAACTACTACCACCACCCCATGGAGCCCGCGGTGATAGACAAGTTCAAGTGCTTCCCCAACATCATGGTGCATTCCACGGCGGAAAGCATGCGCATGTTCATCCGGGACGGCGTCCGGGGCATTTTCATCTGCGGCGAGCAGGACATGCTCGAGGGCTATGTCATCGCCAAACTCTGGGACGACCCGGAGCAGGACGTGGACGCGATGCTGGACGAGTTTTTCGCCCGCTATTTCGGCGCGGCGGCGGCGCCGATGAAACAGTTCTACCTGAAAATAGAGGAAATCGCCACCAACCCGGAGAATTACCGGGAGCCCTGTTACCGGCCCAACGGGATAGACTGGAAAAACGTCGCCTGGACCCAGTTGGGCACGGCGGAGCGCATGGCGGAACTCGGCGGGATGATGGCCCGCGCCGAAGCCGCGGCCCAAACGGCGCGGGAAAAGGAGCGTGTCGGCCTGTGGCGGGACGCCCTGTGGAAATGGATGGAGGAGGGCCGGGCGGCGACGTTAAATGAACACGGACTGACACGGACTGACACGGACGGGCACGGACAGTAA
- a CDS encoding ABC transporter ATP-binding protein, whose protein sequence is MSGEAIAIRGLVKTFPNFKLGPLDLTVPAGAIYGLIGPNGAGKTTTIDLVMGMGAKDSGDIRVFGLDHLREEVAVKRQIGYFSPDVMYNAWGKVSRLVGFIRSFYPDWDDAYCTDLMRRLKIGWGDKIATLSFGARTKLGLLLALSHRPALLLLDEPFSGLDAVSKQEILTELLDAVQDENRTVLISSHDLHDLERFTDHIGMIHNGKLLLDGPTDRLVERFRMVDCAAGDGGLDGVPGVYPQRREGTRLRLLVDLSVTPLESLETRGAAELVAAPVTLEELFVGLVKERRN, encoded by the coding sequence ATGAGCGGTGAAGCCATTGCAATCCGGGGGCTTGTGAAAACCTTCCCGAACTTCAAACTGGGGCCGCTGGACTTGACCGTGCCCGCGGGGGCGATCTACGGGCTCATCGGCCCGAACGGCGCGGGCAAGACCACCACCATTGACCTCGTCATGGGGATGGGCGCCAAGGACTCGGGCGACATCCGGGTCTTCGGACTCGACCACCTCCGCGAGGAGGTCGCGGTCAAGCGGCAAATCGGTTATTTCAGCCCCGATGTGATGTACAACGCCTGGGGAAAGGTCAGCCGGCTCGTCGGGTTCATCCGCAGTTTTTATCCCGACTGGGACGACGCCTACTGCACGGACCTGATGCGCCGCCTGAAGATTGGGTGGGGCGACAAGATCGCCACCCTGTCCTTCGGCGCGCGCACAAAGCTCGGCCTGCTGCTCGCCCTGTCCCACCGGCCCGCCCTGCTCCTGCTCGACGAGCCCTTCTCCGGCCTCGACGCCGTGTCCAAGCAGGAAATCCTCACGGAGCTCCTGGACGCGGTCCAGGACGAGAACCGCACCGTGCTCATCTCCTCGCACGACCTCCACGACCTCGAGCGCTTCACGGACCACATCGGCATGATCCACAACGGGAAACTGCTGCTGGACGGCCCCACCGACCGGCTGGTCGAGCGGTTCCGCATGGTGGACTGTGCCGCAGGCGACGGCGGCCTGGACGGCGTCCCCGGCGTGTACCCCCAGCGCCGCGAGGGAACCCGCCTCCGCCTCCTCGTGGACCTCTCCGTCACCCCCCTCGAAAGTCTGGAAACGCGGGGCGCGGCTGAACTCGTCGCCGCGCCCGTCACCCTCGAGGAGCTCTTTGTCGGACTGGTCAAAGAGCGGCGGAACTGA
- the gap gene encoding type I glyceraldehyde-3-phosphate dehydrogenase, whose product MATKIGINGFGRIGRNVFKLLMKDPAFEVVSINDLTDAKTLAHLLKYDSVFGVYDAEVSHTDDAIVVNGKEVKITAIKDPAEIGWGAKGVEMVLESTGRFSSKADCMKHIDGGAKKVLLSVPPKDAIDAIIVVGVNCETLKATDQIVSNASCTTNCLAPVAKVLHENFGIKRGLMNTIHAYTNDQMVLDMPHKDLRRGRAAANAIIPTTTGAARAVGKVLPALNGKLDGFALRVPVIDGSVVDLSVELEKNVTKEDINAAIKAAAEGPLKGVLEYCTAPVVSCDIIGNAHSSVFDSLLTMVMDGNFAKVVSWYDNEFGYSNRCVDLFKMMA is encoded by the coding sequence ATGGCGACAAAGATTGGCATCAACGGATTCGGGCGCATCGGCCGCAACGTCTTCAAACTCCTCATGAAGGACCCGGCCTTCGAGGTGGTGAGCATCAACGACCTCACCGACGCCAAGACCCTCGCGCACCTGCTCAAGTATGACAGCGTGTTCGGCGTGTACGACGCGGAAGTCTCCCACACGGACGACGCCATCGTCGTGAACGGCAAGGAAGTGAAGATCACGGCCATCAAGGACCCGGCGGAAATCGGCTGGGGCGCCAAGGGCGTCGAGATGGTCCTCGAGTCCACGGGCCGCTTCTCCTCCAAGGCCGACTGCATGAAGCACATTGACGGCGGCGCCAAGAAGGTCCTCCTGAGCGTGCCCCCGAAGGACGCCATTGACGCCATCATCGTCGTCGGCGTGAACTGCGAAACCCTGAAGGCCACCGACCAGATCGTGTCGAACGCCTCCTGCACCACCAACTGCCTCGCCCCCGTCGCCAAGGTCCTCCACGAGAACTTCGGCATCAAGCGCGGCCTCATGAACACCATCCACGCCTACACCAACGACCAGATGGTGCTGGACATGCCCCACAAAGACCTGCGCCGCGGGCGCGCCGCCGCGAACGCCATCATCCCCACCACCACCGGCGCCGCCCGCGCCGTGGGCAAGGTGCTCCCCGCGCTGAACGGCAAGCTGGACGGCTTCGCCCTCCGCGTCCCCGTCATTGACGGCTCCGTGGTGGACCTCTCCGTCGAGCTCGAGAAAAACGTCACGAAGGAAGACATCAACGCGGCCATCAAGGCGGCGGCCGAGGGCCCGCTGAAGGGCGTCCTCGAGTACTGCACCGCCCCGGTCGTGTCCTGCGACATCATCGGCAACGCGCACTCCAGCGTCTTCGACAGCCTGCTCACCATGGTCATGGACGGCAACTTCGCCAAGGTCGTCTCCTGGTACGACAACGAGTTCGGCTACTCGAACCGCTGCGTGGACCTCTTCAAGATGATGGCCTGA
- the pnp gene encoding polyribonucleotide nucleotidyltransferase translates to MTERLSVMVGSDTIEFETGRIAKQAHGAVICQSGDTMVLSAVVVAPESKEGQDFFPMTVDYREKFYSVGQIPGNFFRREARPSEREILVCRLTDRPLRPLFPKGFTNETLVCQTVLSADNIHNPDVLSINAASAALHISKIPLSQPIGAVRVGCIEGVLVVNPVMDQMGGSTLDLVVAGTADAICMVEGKANEVPESLMLEALDFAHANIKNIIAAIEELRARVGVEKMPFTPPAVDEEVAADVAALAEARLKEALAIREKTVRLDTIDAVKAEVVAALAAKYGEDLFAARAAMVSAVFGDLKKKTMRMAVIDTSVRMDGRRLDEIRPISIEVGVLPRAHGSALFTRGETQALVATTLGTSRDEMRLDELTGDAFQRFFLHYNFPSWSVGEVRRIAGPGRREVGHGKLAERALEGVMTFLDEEPAEGVEPVEFPYTVRIVSEITESNGSSSMATVCGGSLSMMDAGVPVAAPVAGIAMGLIKEGDEVRVLSDILGDEDHLGDMDFKVCGTSKGITAFQMDTKIKGLARQVMEKALDQAREGRAHILGKMNAVLDKPRADISPYAPRIYTITIDPEKIREVIGPGGKVIREIQSSSGAEIEINDDGKVHVAAVNQANAEAAIAMIREIVADVEVGKIYHGTITRIMNFGAFCSVVGNKEGLIHISELAPGRVNEVTDVVNVGDEVDIKVLEIDKMGRVNLS, encoded by the coding sequence ATGACAGAACGTCTCTCCGTCATGGTCGGGTCCGACACCATCGAGTTCGAGACCGGACGAATCGCAAAACAGGCGCACGGCGCCGTAATCTGCCAGAGCGGCGACACCATGGTGCTGTCCGCCGTCGTGGTGGCCCCCGAGTCAAAGGAAGGGCAGGACTTCTTCCCCATGACCGTGGACTACCGCGAAAAATTCTACTCCGTGGGCCAAATCCCCGGAAACTTCTTCCGCCGCGAGGCGCGCCCCTCCGAGCGTGAAATCCTCGTGTGCCGCCTCACGGACCGGCCCCTGCGGCCCCTGTTCCCCAAGGGCTTCACGAACGAGACCCTCGTCTGCCAGACCGTCCTCTCCGCGGACAACATCCACAACCCGGACGTGCTGTCCATCAACGCGGCCTCGGCCGCCCTGCACATCTCGAAGATTCCCCTCTCCCAGCCCATCGGCGCGGTCCGCGTCGGATGCATCGAGGGCGTCCTCGTGGTGAACCCAGTCATGGACCAGATGGGCGGCAGCACGCTCGACCTGGTGGTCGCCGGCACCGCCGACGCCATCTGCATGGTCGAGGGCAAGGCGAACGAGGTGCCCGAGAGCCTCATGCTCGAGGCCCTCGACTTCGCCCACGCGAACATCAAGAACATCATCGCGGCCATCGAGGAGCTGCGCGCGCGGGTCGGCGTCGAGAAGATGCCCTTCACCCCGCCCGCCGTGGACGAGGAGGTCGCCGCCGACGTGGCCGCCCTGGCCGAGGCGCGCCTCAAAGAGGCCCTCGCCATCCGCGAGAAGACCGTCCGCCTCGACACCATTGACGCCGTCAAGGCGGAGGTGGTCGCGGCTCTGGCCGCCAAGTACGGCGAGGATCTCTTCGCGGCCCGCGCCGCCATGGTCTCCGCCGTCTTCGGCGACCTGAAGAAGAAGACCATGCGCATGGCCGTGATTGACACCAGCGTCCGCATGGATGGCCGCCGGCTCGACGAGATACGCCCCATCAGCATCGAGGTGGGCGTGCTGCCGCGCGCGCACGGCTCCGCCCTCTTCACGCGGGGCGAGACCCAGGCGCTCGTGGCCACCACCCTGGGCACCAGCCGCGACGAGATGCGCCTGGACGAGCTCACCGGTGACGCGTTCCAGCGCTTCTTCCTCCACTACAACTTCCCCTCCTGGTCCGTGGGCGAGGTCCGGCGCATCGCCGGGCCCGGCCGCCGCGAGGTCGGCCACGGCAAGCTGGCCGAGCGCGCCCTCGAGGGCGTCATGACCTTCCTGGACGAGGAGCCCGCCGAGGGCGTCGAGCCCGTCGAGTTCCCCTACACGGTCCGCATCGTCTCCGAAATCACCGAGAGCAACGGCTCCAGCTCCATGGCCACCGTCTGCGGCGGCTCCCTGAGCATGATGGACGCGGGCGTGCCCGTGGCCGCGCCCGTCGCCGGCATCGCCATGGGCCTCATCAAGGAGGGCGACGAGGTCCGCGTCCTGTCCGACATCCTCGGCGACGAGGACCACCTGGGCGACATGGACTTCAAGGTCTGCGGCACGTCCAAGGGCATCACCGCCTTCCAGATGGACACCAAGATCAAGGGCCTGGCCCGCCAGGTCATGGAAAAGGCCCTGGACCAGGCGCGCGAGGGACGCGCGCACATCCTCGGCAAGATGAACGCGGTGCTCGACAAGCCGCGCGCGGACATCTCCCCCTACGCGCCGCGCATCTACACCATCACGATTGATCCCGAGAAGATCCGCGAGGTGATTGGACCCGGCGGCAAGGTGATCCGCGAAATCCAGAGCTCCTCCGGCGCCGAGATCGAAATCAACGACGACGGCAAGGTCCACGTCGCGGCGGTCAACCAGGCCAACGCCGAGGCCGCCATCGCGATGATCCGCGAAATCGTGGCCGATGTCGAGGTCGGAAAGATTTACCACGGCACCATCACCCGCATCATGAACTTCGGCGCCTTCTGCTCCGTCGTGGGCAACAAGGAGGGCCTCATCCACATCTCCGAGCTCGCCCCAGGGCGGGTCAACGAGGTCACCGACGTGGTGAACGTCGGCGACGAGGTGGATATCAAGGTGCTCGAGATCGACAAGATGGGCCGCGTCAACCTTTCCA
- a CDS encoding GntR family transcriptional regulator has protein sequence MDTPPQPILTLPPISPAAARPLYEQIVDGVKREISAGRLPPHTLLPSFRALAGDLLVSLITVKRAYAELEAEGIVYRRQGLGTFVSEEGPARSRAVKHLNAEALLRQALREGMEAGLGPRELLAMARNILQEEEDAK, from the coding sequence ATGGACACGCCCCCACAACCGATACTGACCCTGCCGCCCATCTCCCCGGCGGCCGCCAGGCCGCTCTACGAGCAGATTGTGGACGGCGTCAAGCGCGAGATCAGCGCGGGGCGGCTGCCGCCGCACACCCTGCTGCCCTCGTTCCGCGCCCTTGCCGGGGATCTGCTGGTGAGCCTGATCACCGTGAAGCGGGCGTATGCGGAGCTGGAGGCGGAGGGCATCGTCTACCGCAGGCAGGGGCTGGGCACCTTCGTGTCGGAGGAGGGTCCGGCGCGGAGCCGCGCGGTGAAGCATCTGAACGCGGAGGCCCTGCTCCGGCAGGCCCTGCGCGAGGGCATGGAGGCGGGCCTGGGCCCGCGGGAACTGCTGGCCATGGCAAGGAACATACTTCAAGAGGAGGAGGACGCAAAATGA